In one window of Chryseobacterium sp. JV274 DNA:
- a CDS encoding MFS transporter produces MQELSMSSKLKYIFSIPVIISALGYFVDIYDLLLFGIVRIPSLKALGLNPDADGTFILNCQMVGLLIGGVFWGIFGDKKGRLSVLFGSILVYSLANIACGFLPYFPKEHLLYQYAGLRFIAGIGLAGELGAGITLVSESLPKSLRAIGTSVVAGFGLMGAVVAQLTVELAGGWNISYIIGGIMGIMLLILRISVSESGIYKNIEHKNVSKGNFLSFFTNKERLTRYLKCIAVGLPTWYCIGILAVLANQFAPELGIKEINPGKAIMWAYVGISVGDLLSGFISHALKSRKMAIFYMLIFTLIGVAVMLFGNTNTETKYYLFCVWLGFGTGYWAMFVTLAAEQFGTNIRNTATTTVPNMVRGLVPVMIFAFDSLKGHFPVVESAAIVGVVVFGLAFYSSLTISETHDRDLEFTE; encoded by the coding sequence ATGCAAGAACTGTCCATGTCTTCAAAACTGAAGTACATTTTCTCAATTCCCGTTATTATTTCTGCCTTAGGCTATTTTGTAGATATTTATGATCTCCTTTTATTCGGAATCGTTAGAATACCAAGTTTAAAAGCTCTGGGGCTTAATCCGGATGCTGACGGAACTTTTATTCTGAACTGTCAGATGGTAGGTCTTCTCATCGGAGGCGTTTTCTGGGGTATTTTCGGAGATAAAAAAGGAAGGCTTTCCGTACTCTTCGGATCTATTTTAGTGTATTCCTTAGCTAATATTGCCTGCGGTTTTCTTCCTTATTTTCCAAAAGAACATTTGTTGTACCAATATGCCGGTTTGAGGTTTATTGCAGGTATTGGGCTTGCCGGAGAGCTTGGAGCGGGAATTACGCTGGTTTCTGAAAGCCTGCCGAAGAGTTTGAGAGCAATCGGGACCTCGGTTGTTGCCGGTTTTGGATTAATGGGAGCTGTAGTGGCTCAGCTTACGGTAGAACTGGCCGGTGGCTGGAATATCTCTTATATTATCGGTGGTATCATGGGAATTATGTTATTGATACTGAGAATAAGTGTGTCCGAATCCGGAATTTATAAGAATATTGAACATAAAAATGTCTCAAAAGGAAATTTTCTGTCCTTTTTTACCAATAAAGAAAGATTGACAAGATACTTAAAATGTATTGCTGTAGGATTGCCTACATGGTATTGTATAGGGATTCTGGCTGTTTTAGCCAATCAGTTTGCCCCTGAATTAGGAATTAAAGAGATCAACCCAGGAAAAGCAATTATGTGGGCATATGTAGGGATTTCTGTGGGTGACCTATTGAGCGGATTTATTTCCCATGCTTTAAAATCCCGGAAAATGGCCATCTTCTATATGCTGATCTTTACTCTAATTGGGGTAGCAGTGATGTTATTCGGTAATACCAATACAGAAACAAAATACTATCTGTTTTGTGTATGGCTTGGTTTCGGAACAGGATATTGGGCCATGTTTGTGACACTGGCTGCAGAACAGTTCGGGACTAATATCAGAAATACCGCAACAACAACGGTACCTAATATGGTAAGAGGATTGGTGCCGGTTATGATTTTTGCTTTTGATTCTCTTAAAGGTCATTTTCCGGTTGTGGAGAGCGCGGCGATAGTGGGAGTCGTGGTATTTGGACTTGCATTTTATTCTTCACTTACTATTTCTGAAACCCACGACCGCGATCTTGAATTTACAGAATAA
- a CDS encoding YeiH family protein yields the protein MKDFIQNEMIRKVFFIVLAVLCLTPLISSPIALVLGFALAVFIGNPFEKHLHHYIHLLLQISIVGLGFGLKLDEALHAGKTGLMLTVVSIVTVMVLGYFLGKVFKLERPLSYLISAGTAICGGSAIAAISPIIKPSTKQISLALAIVFTLNSIALFVYPAIGHLLNLSQEQFGLWCAVGIHDTSSVVGAASKYGDEALKIATTVKLARALWIIPVSLITMFIFKSKDSKIKIPWFIGYFIAAILLNTYFPFLDRFSTSITVLAKSGLNLTLFFIGSTLSLQILKSIGLKPLLAAVLLWITISVGSLLYIIH from the coding sequence ATGAAAGATTTCATCCAAAATGAAATGATCCGAAAAGTATTTTTTATTGTATTGGCAGTTCTATGTCTTACTCCGCTTATATCTTCGCCAATTGCTCTGGTTTTGGGATTTGCTCTGGCTGTTTTTATAGGAAATCCGTTTGAGAAACACCTTCATCACTACATCCATTTGCTCCTGCAGATTTCGATTGTCGGTCTGGGATTCGGATTGAAACTGGATGAAGCTCTTCATGCTGGAAAAACAGGATTGATGTTAACGGTTGTAAGTATTGTTACAGTAATGGTATTGGGATATTTCCTGGGAAAAGTATTTAAACTGGAAAGACCTTTATCTTATCTTATTTCTGCAGGAACCGCTATTTGTGGAGGGAGTGCAATTGCTGCAATATCTCCTATTATCAAACCGAGCACGAAACAAATTTCACTTGCTTTAGCTATTGTTTTTACATTAAATTCTATTGCATTGTTTGTTTATCCTGCCATAGGACATTTGCTGAATCTTTCACAGGAACAGTTTGGGCTTTGGTGTGCAGTTGGAATTCATGACACAAGTTCTGTTGTGGGTGCCGCCAGCAAATATGGGGATGAAGCATTGAAAATAGCAACGACTGTAAAATTGGCACGTGCCCTTTGGATCATTCCGGTTTCATTGATCACGATGTTCATTTTTAAAAGTAAAGATTCAAAGATAAAAATTCCGTGGTTCATCGGTTATTTTATTGCGGCCATTCTTCTGAATACGTATTTCCCGTTTCTTGACCGTTTCAGTACTTCTATAACTGTTTTAGCAAAATCCGGACTGAATCTGACCCTATTTTTCATAGGTTCTACTCTTTCTCTTCAAATCCTGAAATCAATAGGATTAAAACCTTTATTAGCCGCTGTACTCCTTTGGATTACTATAAGTGTTGGCAGTCTTCTTTATATTATCCATTAA
- a CDS encoding LysR family transcriptional regulator has protein sequence MFDYRLKVFHTVASRLSFTKASEELHISQPAVTKHVKEIETQIGAKLFDRKGTSIQLTQSGKILYEHAEKIRSIYRDMEFEISQISQQHKGKLIIGASTTVAQYILPEILAKFNSYYKDIKIELLTGNTETISTLLKEEKIDLGIIEGESQSSYFEYRTFKPDEIVLAAKSDHPLAHKTLNLKDLYHLDLIFREQGSGTLEFIQNRLKEKDINIHELNTVMQLGSSESIKNYLLHSECMAFLSISTILNELKNNVLAVIDIKNFSIERDFHFILPKGQQSELIKLFLRFAE, from the coding sequence ATGTTCGATTACAGATTAAAAGTTTTCCATACGGTGGCTTCCCGATTAAGTTTCACTAAAGCTTCAGAAGAGCTTCATATTTCACAACCTGCTGTTACCAAACACGTTAAAGAAATTGAAACTCAGATAGGTGCCAAGCTATTTGACCGTAAAGGAACTTCTATTCAGCTTACTCAGAGCGGAAAGATTCTGTATGAACATGCAGAAAAGATCAGAAGTATCTACCGTGACATGGAATTTGAAATCAGCCAGATCAGTCAGCAGCATAAAGGAAAACTGATTATCGGGGCCAGTACAACCGTTGCACAGTATATTTTACCTGAAATTTTAGCCAAATTCAATTCTTATTATAAAGATATTAAGATTGAGCTTCTTACGGGAAATACAGAAACGATCTCAACACTTTTAAAAGAAGAAAAAATAGATCTGGGTATTATTGAAGGAGAATCACAGTCTTCTTATTTTGAATACAGGACTTTTAAGCCTGATGAAATTGTTCTGGCAGCAAAATCAGACCATCCTCTTGCCCATAAAACTTTAAACTTAAAAGATCTCTATCATCTGGATCTGATCTTCAGAGAACAGGGTTCCGGAACACTTGAGTTTATACAAAACAGGCTTAAAGAGAAAGACATCAATATCCATGAACTGAATACCGTTATGCAGCTGGGAAGCAGTGAGAGTATCAAAAACTATCTTCTTCACTCGGAATGTATGGCATTTCTATCGATCAGCACGATCCTCAACGAACTTAAGAATAATGTACTGGCTGTCATTGACATCAAAAACTTCAGTATTGAAAGAGATTTTCATTTTATTCTGCCTAAAGGACAACAATCTGAGCTGATTAAGCTTTTCCTGAGATTTGCAGAGTAA
- a CDS encoding voltage-gated chloride channel family protein, whose product MSKSQRTLGKKAVFHTHFFFRKFPSLPYILKWLCISTIIGALVGTASAGFLQSLEWATNFRENHLWLIALLPVAGFLIGLLYYYFGKDVEAGNNLLIDTIHEPKEIIPFKMAPFVYLGTMATHFFGGSAGREGTALQMAGAIADQLAKPFKLDRNERKILIIAAIAAGFGSVFGTPLAGAVFGLEVFLIGRIRYNAIFPAFASAILADWATNLWNVKHTHYHIDFIPKLEFLPILYSILAGIIFGICAAAFSKIIHWMGSVFKSKITYPPFRPVAGGVIIALAVFAMGTTRYIGLGIPVIVESFEKQLPLYDFSLKMIFTIVTLSAGFKGGEVTPLFFIGATLGSALSVFIPLPFGLLAGMGFVAVFAGATNTPLACMLMGIELFGAECGVYIAIACVVSYLLSGHNSIYTQQKIGDAKNRRFESQQDKSVSDFL is encoded by the coding sequence ATGTCAAAAAGTCAAAGAACACTTGGTAAAAAAGCAGTATTCCACACTCATTTTTTCTTCAGAAAATTTCCGTCGCTGCCTTATATTTTAAAATGGCTGTGTATTAGTACCATTATTGGCGCATTGGTAGGAACAGCTTCTGCAGGATTTCTTCAATCATTGGAATGGGCAACGAATTTCAGGGAAAATCATCTCTGGCTGATTGCTTTGCTTCCTGTGGCAGGATTTCTGATAGGACTTCTCTATTATTACTTCGGAAAAGATGTGGAAGCGGGAAACAACCTGCTGATTGATACTATTCATGAGCCCAAAGAAATTATTCCGTTCAAGATGGCACCTTTTGTGTATCTCGGAACAATGGCAACCCATTTTTTCGGAGGTTCTGCAGGCCGTGAAGGAACAGCTCTTCAAATGGCAGGTGCTATTGCTGATCAGCTTGCGAAACCTTTTAAACTTGACAGAAATGAAAGAAAAATATTAATTATTGCGGCTATTGCGGCCGGGTTTGGTTCTGTTTTCGGAACTCCACTGGCGGGAGCAGTGTTTGGTCTTGAGGTTTTTCTGATCGGAAGAATCCGTTATAATGCCATCTTTCCGGCATTCGCTTCTGCAATTCTGGCAGACTGGGCTACTAATCTCTGGAATGTAAAACATACCCATTATCATATTGATTTTATCCCAAAACTTGAGTTTTTACCGATTCTATACAGTATTCTGGCAGGAATAATCTTTGGAATATGTGCCGCTGCTTTCAGTAAAATCATTCACTGGATGGGTTCTGTTTTCAAATCAAAAATTACATATCCACCCTTTCGTCCTGTAGCAGGCGGAGTTATCATTGCCCTGGCAGTTTTTGCAATGGGTACCACCCGATATATCGGATTAGGAATTCCTGTGATTGTAGAATCTTTTGAAAAGCAGCTTCCTTTGTATGATTTTTCTTTAAAAATGATTTTTACTATTGTTACACTTTCAGCTGGATTCAAAGGTGGAGAAGTTACCCCGTTGTTCTTTATCGGGGCAACTTTAGGCAGTGCTTTATCTGTCTTTATTCCATTGCCGTTCGGATTACTGGCAGGGATGGGATTTGTGGCAGTATTTGCCGGAGCAACCAATACTCCTTTGGCCTGTATGCTGATGGGAATCGAATTATTTGGAGCAGAATGTGGTGTATACATAGCCATTGCCTGTGTTGTATCTTATCTTCTTTCAGGGCACAATAGTATTTATACCCAACAGAAAATCGGAGACGCGAAAAACAGAAGATTTGAAAGTCAGCAGGATAAGTCTGTTTCGGATTTTTTATGA
- a CDS encoding GLPGLI family protein → MKNILQLFCLLIIISLNSQTHRFIYELQLKMDSTESEYQKFNMILDINPKEVKFYGRNLLIADSLNKKFGNMDNKHVDMTGQVVKRKINTNENENFINIKFGYYSFKTNDKIKWNISSETRHVQQYTLQKATAEFGGRSWIAWFNKEIPFNEGPFKFSGLPGLVFEISDTKKNFIYHLIKSQELTETYATDNFLESNFGNKAIPINEKQKYKLIMEFYNDPFAFERNNFSKSNNDLKININGKEIRNVDELNTQTKSMQEVIRKYNNPLEIDKAIHY, encoded by the coding sequence ATGAAAAATATTTTACAACTCTTTTGCTTACTGATTATTATTTCTTTGAACTCACAAACCCATCGATTTATTTATGAGCTTCAATTAAAAATGGATTCTACGGAATCTGAATATCAGAAATTCAACATGATTTTAGATATTAATCCGAAAGAGGTAAAATTTTACGGAAGAAATCTTCTTATCGCAGATTCTTTGAATAAAAAATTCGGAAACATGGACAATAAACACGTTGATATGACCGGACAAGTGGTAAAAAGAAAGATAAACACTAATGAAAATGAAAATTTTATCAATATAAAATTTGGATATTACTCCTTTAAAACCAATGATAAAATAAAGTGGAATATTTCCAGCGAAACCAGACATGTTCAGCAATATACATTACAAAAAGCAACGGCTGAGTTTGGTGGAAGAAGCTGGATTGCCTGGTTCAATAAAGAGATCCCATTTAATGAAGGTCCTTTTAAATTTTCAGGACTTCCAGGTTTGGTATTTGAAATCTCTGATACAAAGAAAAATTTCATTTATCATCTTATCAAAAGTCAGGAGCTGACAGAGACATATGCTACCGATAACTTTCTTGAATCCAATTTCGGAAATAAAGCTATTCCCATCAATGAAAAACAGAAATATAAACTGATCATGGAGTTTTACAATGATCCTTTTGCTTTTGAAAGAAACAATTTCAGCAAATCCAACAACGACCTGAAAATAAATATCAACGGAAAAGAGATCCGCAATGTGGATGAGCTGAACACTCAGACCAAAAGCATGCAGGAAGTGATAAGAAAGTACAACAATCCGCTTGAGATTGATAAGGCCATACATTATTAA
- a CDS encoding sugar phosphate isomerase/epimerase family protein: protein MERKDFIRLSSLGFLGLYSCGVSNLNMNKKPLAIQLYTVRDSIANNLEKTFEKLAELGFTAFEIYGYDGKFFGKTAKEFKHILSAHGLKVISSHHQTGITDLKDGTLLKNWNTTLDDLSIIGSTYAVCSYLPEAERTLENYKKLPEILENAGNFSKQNGIQLAYHNHDFEFLKMDERNNFYDYILENTSSDAVKMELDLYWISKAGLDPLLYFEKYPKRFPLWHVKDMKAGTKDFAEIGNGTLDFKKIFEAREKAGLKHWFLEQDSSDKDIFDSINMSKKYILEHSYFNET, encoded by the coding sequence ATGGAAAGAAAAGATTTCATCAGACTTTCTTCATTGGGATTTTTGGGTTTGTATTCTTGTGGAGTTTCAAATTTAAATATGAATAAAAAACCATTAGCCATTCAACTGTACACTGTTCGTGATTCCATTGCTAATAATCTCGAGAAGACTTTTGAAAAACTGGCAGAACTTGGTTTTACAGCATTTGAAATCTATGGTTATGACGGAAAGTTTTTCGGAAAAACAGCAAAAGAATTTAAACATATTTTGTCTGCTCATGGTTTAAAGGTGATCAGTTCACATCATCAAACCGGAATTACAGACCTTAAAGATGGAACTCTTTTGAAAAACTGGAATACAACGTTGGATGATCTCAGCATTATTGGTTCTACATATGCAGTTTGCTCCTACCTTCCCGAAGCGGAAAGAACACTTGAAAATTATAAAAAACTTCCTGAGATTCTTGAAAATGCAGGAAATTTCTCCAAACAAAACGGAATTCAACTGGCTTATCATAATCACGATTTTGAATTTCTAAAGATGGATGAAAGGAATAATTTTTATGATTATATTTTAGAAAATACTTCATCAGATGCAGTTAAGATGGAGCTGGATTTATATTGGATTTCAAAAGCAGGTTTAGATCCGTTACTTTATTTTGAAAAATATCCGAAAAGATTTCCATTGTGGCATGTGAAAGATATGAAAGCAGGAACAAAAGATTTTGCAGAAATCGGAAACGGAACCCTTGATTTTAAAAAAATTTTCGAAGCCAGAGAAAAAGCAGGATTGAAACATTGGTTTTTGGAACAGGATTCCAGTGATAAAGATATTTTTGACAGCATAAATATGAGTAAAAAGTATATTCTTGAACATTCTTATTTTAATGAAACTTGA
- a CDS encoding acyl-CoA thioesterase produces the protein MQNKPITFQFISEPSDVNYGGNVHGGSVMKWIDQAGYACATTWSGNYSVTVYVGGIRFYDPIKIGEVVKVDAQVIYTGTSSMHIAINVFSRNLKQPNFEKKTHCIIVFVAVDENGKKLPVPKWIPETEGEKQQEIYAKRLMELRTQIEDEMKPFL, from the coding sequence ATGCAGAACAAGCCTATTACTTTTCAGTTTATTTCGGAGCCTTCAGATGTTAATTACGGAGGAAATGTACATGGAGGAAGTGTTATGAAATGGATTGACCAGGCCGGTTATGCATGTGCGACAACCTGGAGTGGTAATTATTCCGTCACAGTATATGTAGGCGGAATCCGTTTTTATGACCCTATTAAAATTGGTGAAGTGGTAAAAGTAGATGCCCAGGTAATCTATACGGGAACTTCAAGTATGCATATCGCCATCAATGTTTTTTCAAGAAACCTGAAACAGCCAAATTTTGAGAAAAAAACCCACTGTATCATTGTTTTTGTTGCTGTAGATGAAAATGGGAAAAAACTGCCTGTACCCAAATGGATACCGGAAACAGAGGGAGAAAAACAGCAGGAAATATATGCAAAACGTCTGATGGAATTAAGAACACAGATTGAGGATGAGATGAAACCTTTTTTATAA
- a CDS encoding arsenate reductase family protein, translating to MKKVFYLNTCDTCRKILAQFDLTGWELREIKKEPISKEELAEMHKKTKSYEALFSKKSTQIKLRGLDVKSLTEKDFKELLLDHYTFLKRPVFITDKEIFVGNDKKNVEELQKFFGVN from the coding sequence ATGAAGAAAGTATTTTATCTCAACACATGTGATACCTGCAGAAAAATTTTAGCCCAATTTGATCTTACAGGCTGGGAACTTCGAGAAATCAAAAAAGAACCAATCTCGAAAGAAGAATTGGCGGAAATGCATAAAAAAACAAAATCATATGAAGCGTTGTTCAGTAAAAAATCTACTCAGATCAAATTAAGAGGATTAGATGTAAAATCCTTAACAGAAAAAGATTTTAAAGAACTTTTATTAGACCATTATACTTTTCTGAAAAGACCAGTTTTTATTACAGATAAGGAGATTTTCGTAGGAAATGATAAGAAAAATGTTGAAGAATTACAGAAATTCTTTGGGGTAAATTAA
- a CDS encoding Crp/Fnr family transcriptional regulator, translating to MEQIRTYFEKSVTMSDQDWELFSSKLERQKFSRKQHLITAGKTENYLAFIEKGSVRFYIPREEDDFTFSFSFAGEFVSAYDSFLTRKPCSYHIQALEETVLWRISHQDLNTVYEKTEIGNKIGRFASEGLYLDNFKREISLLTQTAEERYLALFSEQPDILKYIPLKYIASYIGITPQALSRIRRRIS from the coding sequence ATGGAACAGATCCGGACTTATTTTGAAAAATCAGTTACAATGTCTGATCAGGATTGGGAGTTATTTTCATCAAAACTTGAAAGACAGAAGTTTTCCCGGAAACAACATCTGATCACTGCCGGAAAAACGGAAAATTATCTTGCTTTTATAGAAAAGGGAAGTGTAAGGTTTTATATTCCTAGGGAAGAAGATGATTTTACATTTTCATTTTCGTTTGCCGGAGAGTTTGTGAGTGCTTACGACTCTTTTCTTACGCGGAAACCCTGCAGTTATCATATTCAGGCCCTTGAAGAAACTGTGCTTTGGCGTATTTCACATCAGGATCTCAATACAGTCTATGAGAAAACAGAAATAGGAAATAAGATTGGGAGATTTGCCAGTGAAGGGCTTTATCTGGATAATTTTAAAAGAGAAATATCATTGCTGACCCAAACCGCCGAAGAACGGTATCTCGCCTTATTTTCAGAACAGCCGGATATTTTAAAGTATATTCCCTTGAAATATATTGCATCTTATATTGGGATCACTCCACAAGCCCTCAGTAGAATCAGGCGTAGAATTTCTTAA
- the gcvT gene encoding glycine cleavage system aminomethyltransferase GcvT, giving the protein MKKTALYDKHVSLGAKIVPFAGFEMPVQYSGVTEEHFAVREKAGLFDVSHMGQFFIEGPGSKDLLQFVTTNNVDALENGKAQYSCLPNENGGIVDDLIVYKMEDDKYFVVVNASNIDKDWNHISKYNTFGAKMNNASDEMSLLAVQGPKATEILQKLTEVNLSEIPYYHFTVGSVAGENNVIISNTGYTGSGGFEIYFNNESAEKLWDAVMEAGKEEGIIPCGLAARDTLRLEKGFCLYGNDIDDTTSPIEAGLGWITKFDKDFVSKDTFAKQKEEGVTRKLVAFELTDKGVPRHDYPVVDAEGNVIGKVTSGTQSPMKKIGLGLAYVDKPLFKLGSEIFIQVRNKNIPAKVVKAPFV; this is encoded by the coding sequence ATGAAGAAAACAGCCTTGTACGACAAACATGTTTCTTTGGGAGCTAAGATCGTACCTTTCGCGGGTTTTGAAATGCCTGTTCAATATTCAGGGGTTACAGAAGAGCACTTTGCAGTAAGAGAAAAAGCAGGATTATTTGATGTTTCCCACATGGGACAGTTTTTCATCGAAGGGCCGGGTTCAAAAGATCTTTTACAGTTTGTAACGACCAATAATGTAGATGCTCTGGAAAATGGAAAAGCTCAGTATTCTTGTCTTCCAAACGAAAACGGAGGAATTGTAGATGACCTTATCGTTTACAAAATGGAAGATGACAAATATTTCGTGGTTGTAAATGCATCTAACATTGACAAAGACTGGAATCATATTTCAAAATACAATACTTTCGGGGCTAAAATGAATAATGCTTCTGATGAGATGTCATTATTGGCAGTTCAGGGGCCTAAAGCAACGGAAATCCTTCAAAAGCTTACAGAGGTAAATCTTTCAGAAATTCCTTACTACCATTTCACAGTGGGAAGTGTTGCAGGAGAAAATAATGTGATTATTTCAAACACCGGATATACAGGAAGCGGTGGTTTTGAGATTTATTTCAATAACGAAAGTGCTGAAAAACTTTGGGATGCGGTAATGGAAGCAGGTAAAGAAGAAGGAATTATTCCTTGTGGATTGGCTGCCAGAGATACTTTAAGATTAGAAAAAGGGTTCTGTCTTTACGGAAATGACATTGATGATACTACTTCTCCTATTGAAGCTGGTTTAGGATGGATCACTAAGTTTGATAAAGACTTCGTTTCTAAAGATACTTTCGCAAAACAGAAAGAGGAAGGTGTTACAAGAAAATTAGTAGCTTTCGAACTTACAGACAAAGGAGTTCCAAGACATGATTATCCTGTAGTAGATGCTGAAGGAAATGTAATTGGAAAAGTAACTTCAGGAACACAGTCTCCAATGAAGAAAATCGGTTTGGGTCTTGCGTATGTAGACAAGCCTCTTTTCAAATTAGGATCTGAAATCTTTATTCAGGTAAGAAACAAGAACATTCCTGCAAAAGTGGTAAAAGCTCCTTTTGTATAA
- the idi gene encoding isopentenyl-diphosphate Delta-isomerase — MEEFVVLVNPEDEVLGLMEKQQAHMNGLLHRAFSVFLFNSKGEMLLQKRASGKYHSPNQWTNAVCSHPRHGETYKEGAIRRLKEELGIEAELSEKFNFIYKADVGSGLWEHELDHVFVGNHEADFNLNKEEVEDVRFISPENLDREISEHPENFTEWFKIILEEYKHHF; from the coding sequence ATGGAAGAATTTGTCGTTTTAGTAAATCCTGAAGATGAAGTTTTAGGGCTGATGGAAAAACAGCAGGCTCACATGAATGGCCTGTTACACCGTGCTTTTTCTGTATTTCTGTTCAACAGTAAAGGAGAAATGCTTCTTCAGAAAAGGGCTTCAGGCAAATACCATTCTCCCAATCAATGGACCAATGCTGTGTGTTCACATCCAAGACATGGGGAAACCTATAAGGAAGGAGCAATACGCAGATTAAAGGAAGAACTCGGAATTGAGGCAGAACTTTCGGAAAAATTCAATTTTATTTATAAAGCAGATGTAGGTAGCGGCCTTTGGGAGCACGAGCTGGATCATGTATTTGTGGGAAACCATGAAGCTGATTTCAATCTGAATAAAGAAGAAGTGGAAGATGTAAGGTTTATTTCCCCGGAAAATCTGGACAGAGAAATCTCTGAACATCCTGAAAACTTTACAGAATGGTTCAAAATCATCCTCGAAGAATATAAACACCATTTTTAA
- a CDS encoding phosphoheptose isomerase: MELEYIEHISPILKDDIKNYLIDIDGTITDDVPNEEPERMVTCEPYPDALETINRWYDEGHQICFFTSRTENLKQITIDWLDKHGFKYHSVLCGKPRGGNYHWIDNHLVRATRYKGRFTDLVEKQVTIEVFKEDGE; this comes from the coding sequence ATGGAATTAGAATACATTGAACACATTAGTCCTATTCTAAAGGATGACATAAAAAATTACTTAATAGATATCGACGGAACCATTACAGATGACGTTCCCAACGAAGAACCGGAAAGAATGGTGACCTGCGAACCTTATCCTGATGCGTTGGAAACTATCAACAGATGGTATGATGAAGGGCATCAGATCTGCTTTTTTACTTCAAGAACCGAAAATCTGAAACAAATCACCATAGACTGGCTGGATAAGCATGGCTTCAAATACCACAGCGTACTTTGCGGGAAACCAAGAGGAGGAAATTATCACTGGATAGATAATCACCTGGTAAGAGCTACAAGATACAAAGGAAGATTTACAGATTTGGTAGAAAAGCAAGTGACCATTGAAGTATTCAAAGAAGACGGCGAATAA
- a CDS encoding D-2-hydroxyacid dehydrogenase: MKVLANDGLDQSGIDALTEKGFEVITTKVSQEFLVDYINEHKIRTLLVRSATQVRKDIIDGCPSIDIIGRGGVGMDNIDVDYAREKGIHVINTPSASSESVAELVFAHLFSGARFLQDSNRKMPLVGDTEFGSLKKAYAAGIELRGKTIGIVGMGRIGQEVARIALGLGMRVVAADNNVGKASIKVKFYNNQFINVDIETEPLQEVLKHSDFITLHVPAQKEGYMIGKNEFEIMKDGVAVVNCSRGGVIDEAALIQALDSGKVRFAGLDVFINEPTPSKEILSHSKISLTPHTGASTLEAQDRIGLSLAEQISSILQIQ; the protein is encoded by the coding sequence ATGAAAGTTTTAGCAAACGACGGCCTGGATCAATCTGGAATAGATGCATTGACAGAAAAAGGCTTTGAGGTGATCACTACAAAAGTTTCACAGGAATTTTTAGTAGATTATATTAACGAGCACAAAATCCGAACTCTATTGGTGAGAAGTGCTACGCAGGTAAGAAAAGATATTATTGACGGATGCCCATCTATAGACATTATTGGCAGAGGTGGAGTAGGTATGGATAATATTGATGTAGACTATGCAAGAGAAAAAGGAATCCACGTGATCAATACTCCTTCAGCTTCTTCGGAATCAGTGGCTGAACTTGTTTTTGCCCATTTATTTTCCGGCGCAAGATTTCTTCAGGATTCCAACAGAAAAATGCCTTTGGTAGGAGATACTGAATTTGGAAGTCTTAAAAAAGCATATGCTGCCGGTATCGAACTGAGAGGAAAGACAATTGGTATTGTTGGGATGGGAAGAATTGGCCAGGAAGTAGCCAGGATTGCTTTAGGACTCGGGATGAGAGTGGTTGCAGCTGATAATAATGTAGGAAAAGCCAGCATTAAAGTAAAGTTTTATAACAACCAGTTTATCAATGTTGATATAGAAACAGAACCATTACAGGAGGTTTTGAAACATTCAGATTTTATTACGCTGCATGTTCCGGCTCAGAAAGAAGGCTATATGATTGGCAAGAATGAATTTGAAATAATGAAAGACGGAGTAGCTGTTGTCAACTGTTCCAGAGGAGGAGTTATTGATGAAGCAGCGTTGATTCAGGCATTGGATTCCGGTAAAGTAAGATTTGCAGGATTAGATGTTTTCATTAATGAACCAACACCTTCTAAAGAAATCCTTAGTCACTCTAAAATCTCTCTTACCCCTCACACAGGAGCTTCTACTCTTGAAGCACAGGACAGGATAGGACTTTCCCTGGCTGAGCAGATTTCAAGTATTTTACAGATTCAATAA